In Spirochaetota bacterium, the sequence ATTAGGATTGATTGTGATGATGATTGTATACTCATAAAGATCAATCAGGTGGGAGATGCGGCATGTCATACTGGTTATAGAAGTTGTTTTTACAGAATTCTTGAAGCGGGTGAGTTGAAGATTGATGGAGATAAAATATTCAATCCTGAAGATAAGTATGGAGAAATAAGATGAAAAAACAGCTAAAGTTAGGTATTCCCAAAGGCAGTCTGGAAAAGGCGACAATAGAACTCTTTAAGAATGCTGGATGGAAAATAAGCGTTTCTTCCAGAAACTATTTCCCATACATTGATGATAGTGAAATATACTGCGCTCTAGTGAGAGCCCAGGAGATGCCCAGATACATAGAGAGTGGTACTTTAGATATGGGTCTAACAGGTCTTGATTGGATTTTAGAATATGATGCGGATGTTGAGATAATCTCTGACCTCGTATATTCTAAGGTTAGCACAAACACCGCTAAATGGGTGTTAGCTGTGCCTGATGATTCTACTATTAAGTCGATAGAGGATTGCGCTGGCAAGACTATCTCAACGGAATTATTAGAGTTCACAAAGAGGTATTTTTCTGAAATGAACATTCCCGTAAATGTTGAATTTTCATGGGGGGCAACTGAGGCAAAGGTTGTTGAGGGGCTTGCGGATGCAATTGTCGAGGTAACAGAAACTGGCTCAACCATAAAGGCTCATGGATTAAAGATTATACATAACCTTCTTGAGACCAATACAAAACTCGTCGCAAATCGAGTAAGCATGAAAGATGACTGGAAGAGGAATAAGATCCATCGAATTGCCCTTCTATTAAAAGGGGCCTTAAACGCTGGGAATATGGTTGGTTTAAAGATGAATGTATCAAACCAAAAACTTGATGAGATTGTGCAAATCCTTCCCAGCCTGACAGCCCCAACCATTTCACAATTATATAAATCTGATTGGTTTTCTGTTGAGTCCGTTGTTAGTGAGGAGATTGTTAGAGAAATTATACCAGAGCTTATTGAAATGGGTGCTGATGGTATCGTTGAATATTCACTTAATAAGATTGTAGGACAGAATGATACCCTCCAGTAATTTATTTAGCAGATGGTCTTTGATGGAATTGGGATTTTAAATATTACATGGATGTATTTTAGGATTATCTTCATAAGTATTAATATTTAGGTAATAACTCTCTCCTGGTTATTGTACGGAAAAATCCAAGGACGGTCAATTATATGGTTATTGAAGAAAAACCTATTAAATCTGAAAAATTTGTAGACAACCATTTAAACAATATTCTTGTTGTAGATGATGAGTTAGCGATAAGAAAAACAATTTCAAAATATTTGGGTAAAATTGGATATAATGTTGATATCGCAGAGGATGGAATG encodes:
- the hisG gene encoding ATP phosphoribosyltransferase; translation: MKKQLKLGIPKGSLEKATIELFKNAGWKISVSSRNYFPYIDDSEIYCALVRAQEMPRYIESGTLDMGLTGLDWILEYDADVEIISDLVYSKVSTNTAKWVLAVPDDSTIKSIEDCAGKTISTELLEFTKRYFSEMNIPVNVEFSWGATEAKVVEGLADAIVEVTETGSTIKAHGLKIIHNLLETNTKLVANRVSMKDDWKRNKIHRIALLLKGALNAGNMVGLKMNVSNQKLDEIVQILPSLTAPTISQLYKSDWFSVESVVSEEIVREIIPELIEMGADGIVEYSLNKIVGQNDTLQ